A window of Halomonas sp. GFAJ-1 contains these coding sequences:
- a CDS encoding transporter translates to MSETLERWGSKRAFILAVTGAAVGLGNIWRFPYVTGENGGAAFLLIYIAFVLLLGIPVMMAEILIGRAGRRGPMQSLGALAAEAGASRHWRWLGLFGAFTVFCILSFYSVVSGWSIEFLVTSINGNFAGASAAEVGAGFDAFLANPGLLIFNHSLFLFMTMTVVAAGVAKGLERLNNLLMPLLYGLLLLLAAYATTTDGFGTALSWLFLPSFGDVTASVVLHAMGHAFFTLAVGACALMAYGAYMPDDQSLPKAAFAVAVLDISVALLAGIAIFSVVFAQGMDPADGPGLMFVTLPIAFSELPWGSLWLSVFFLLLLLATWTSAINLAEPMVATLQGLGWRRSVSTAVVALSVWLIGLLSAFSFSTLAEFKPLFGRNVFELVSSIPPDIFLPIGGLFIAIFAAWVMPQARAVSALGMGGRGYLLWRTIVRWVSIPLTFIVLLGGLL, encoded by the coding sequence ATGAGTGAAACGCTAGAGCGCTGGGGGTCTAAGCGGGCCTTTATCTTAGCGGTAACCGGGGCAGCGGTTGGGTTAGGCAATATCTGGCGCTTTCCCTACGTGACGGGTGAAAACGGCGGCGCTGCTTTTTTACTAATCTATATCGCTTTTGTGCTGTTGCTGGGTATTCCGGTGATGATGGCGGAAATTTTAATCGGCCGGGCAGGTCGGCGTGGCCCTATGCAATCGCTGGGTGCGCTTGCGGCTGAGGCGGGGGCTTCTCGCCACTGGCGTTGGCTGGGGCTATTTGGTGCCTTTACGGTGTTCTGTATTTTGTCGTTTTATTCGGTGGTCTCGGGTTGGTCGATTGAGTTCTTAGTCACGTCGATAAACGGTAATTTTGCGGGAGCAAGCGCGGCGGAAGTCGGGGCCGGGTTTGATGCCTTTTTGGCAAACCCTGGGCTGTTAATTTTTAATCACTCGCTATTTCTATTTATGACCATGACCGTAGTAGCCGCAGGCGTCGCGAAAGGTCTGGAGCGGTTAAATAATCTGCTGATGCCGCTTTTATATGGGTTACTGCTGCTATTGGCCGCCTATGCGACAACGACCGACGGCTTTGGCACGGCGCTCTCCTGGCTATTCTTGCCTTCATTTGGGGATGTTACGGCCAGTGTTGTGCTGCATGCGATGGGCCACGCCTTTTTTACCCTTGCCGTTGGAGCTTGTGCCTTAATGGCGTATGGCGCCTACATGCCCGATGACCAAAGCCTGCCCAAGGCTGCCTTCGCAGTTGCCGTGCTGGACATTAGTGTGGCCTTGCTAGCGGGCATTGCAATTTTTTCGGTGGTGTTTGCCCAGGGGATGGACCCAGCTGATGGCCCAGGGCTAATGTTTGTCACGCTACCCATTGCGTTTTCTGAGCTGCCCTGGGGTTCGCTGTGGTTGAGCGTGTTTTTCCTACTGCTGTTACTGGCGACCTGGACATCAGCGATTAACCTCGCTGAGCCGATGGTGGCCACACTGCAGGGCCTTGGCTGGCGGCGTAGCGTGTCAACCGCAGTGGTGGCGCTAAGCGTATGGCTGATTGGCCTGCTATCGGCGTTCTCGTTCTCAACCTTGGCAGAGTTTAAACCGCTATTTGGGCGTAATGTATTTGAGCTGGTAAGCAGTATTCCTCCCGATATCTTCTTACCCATCGGTGGGCTGTTCATAGCGATTTTTGCAGCATGGGTGATGCCTCAAGCGCGTGCTGTAAGCGCGCTGGGAATGGGGGGGCGGGGTTATTTATTATGGCGTACCATCGTCCGCTGGGTATCGATTCCGCTGACGTTTATTGTCCTGCTGGGTGGATTGCTATAG
- a CDS encoding oligopeptidase A produces the protein MSRNPLLESHELPPFAEIRAEHVVPAVETLLSESREAIDRLAQQAASTPPTWENFAAPLEAVNDRLSQAWSPVSHLNGTMNTPELREAYQACLEQLSAFGTWVGQHEGLFHGWQALKEKHWSQLDTAQQRTVDNALRDFRLAGVDLPADQKARYGDIQSRLSTLSNQFSNNVLDATQAWHKDIENQNELTGVPESALDTLKAAAEAKGVTGYRITLDFPSFFPIVSYADNRELRREVYTAFVTRASDQGPDAGKFDNAPILEEILGLRHELSELLGFDTYADYSLTTKMADSPEQVLTFLNDLAHHAAPQAKEEFAELSTYARDELEIDTLEPWDVAYVSEKLREARHAISQEQLRPYFSAPRVVDGLFQVVERLFGVQIKEDSAAPSYHSDVRFFRITEHGNPIAGFYLDLYAREGKRGGAWMADCRVRRQTDNGLQLPVAFLTCNFTAPVGGKPALLTHDEVTTLFHEFGHGLHHMLTKQKIADVSGINGVAWDAVELPSQFMENYCWEREGLDLLAKHVESNEPLPSELLERLQAAKNFQSAMGMVRQIEFSLFDLRLHHELKAPSANDVQALIDEVRSTTSVVPVVAFNRFQNSFGHIFAGGYAAGYYSYKWAEVLSADAWSAFEEAGIFDPETGQRFRQEILEQGGARDAAELFRSFRGREPSVEPLLRHSGIRAA, from the coding sequence ATGTCCCGCAATCCGCTGCTAGAGAGCCACGAGCTTCCCCCTTTCGCTGAGATTCGCGCCGAACACGTGGTGCCCGCCGTAGAAACACTGCTCAGTGAAAGCCGTGAAGCGATCGATCGCCTTGCCCAACAGGCGGCTAGCACACCACCCACTTGGGAAAACTTTGCGGCACCGCTTGAAGCCGTGAATGATCGACTTTCTCAAGCTTGGTCGCCGGTTTCGCACCTTAATGGCACGATGAATACCCCTGAGCTGCGCGAAGCTTACCAAGCCTGCTTGGAGCAGCTTTCTGCATTCGGCACTTGGGTCGGCCAGCACGAAGGGCTGTTTCATGGCTGGCAAGCACTAAAAGAGAAGCACTGGTCACAGCTTGATACCGCCCAGCAGCGCACGGTCGACAATGCCCTACGCGACTTTCGCTTGGCCGGCGTTGACCTTCCCGCTGATCAAAAAGCCCGCTATGGCGATATTCAGTCCCGTCTCTCAACGCTTTCCAATCAGTTTTCCAACAATGTCCTGGATGCCACCCAGGCCTGGCACAAAGACATTGAAAACCAAAATGAGCTGACCGGCGTACCGGAAAGCGCGCTTGATACGCTTAAGGCCGCCGCTGAAGCAAAAGGCGTTACGGGTTATCGTATAACCCTCGATTTTCCCAGCTTTTTTCCTATTGTCAGCTATGCCGATAACCGCGAACTACGCCGCGAAGTCTACACCGCCTTTGTTACCCGCGCCTCGGATCAAGGCCCGGATGCCGGTAAGTTCGACAATGCGCCAATTCTGGAAGAGATCCTGGGCCTGCGCCATGAGCTATCCGAACTACTAGGCTTTGATACCTACGCCGATTACTCGCTAACGACCAAAATGGCGGACTCCCCCGAGCAGGTGCTTACTTTCTTAAACGACCTTGCCCACCACGCAGCTCCCCAGGCGAAAGAAGAGTTTGCCGAGCTAAGTACCTACGCCCGCGACGAGCTTGAGATCGACACTCTTGAGCCATGGGACGTGGCTTACGTGAGCGAAAAACTGCGTGAAGCGCGCCATGCTATTTCCCAGGAACAGCTGCGCCCCTACTTTTCCGCGCCTCGCGTAGTAGACGGGCTCTTCCAGGTCGTCGAGCGTCTTTTCGGCGTTCAGATTAAGGAAGACAGTGCGGCACCGAGCTACCACAGCGATGTGCGTTTCTTTCGGATTACCGAACACGGCAACCCCATTGCGGGCTTTTACCTTGACCTGTACGCCAGGGAAGGAAAGCGCGGAGGCGCCTGGATGGCCGACTGCCGAGTACGCCGCCAAACTGACAACGGCCTACAGTTACCCGTTGCTTTTTTGACCTGTAACTTCACCGCGCCAGTAGGCGGCAAGCCTGCGCTGCTCACCCACGATGAAGTGACGACGCTATTTCATGAGTTTGGTCACGGCCTGCACCACATGCTGACCAAGCAGAAAATTGCCGATGTTTCTGGGATTAACGGCGTTGCCTGGGATGCGGTTGAGCTACCTAGCCAGTTTATGGAGAACTACTGCTGGGAGCGCGAAGGATTAGACCTGCTCGCCAAACATGTTGAGAGCAATGAACCGCTGCCCTCAGAACTGCTTGAGCGGCTACAAGCAGCTAAAAACTTCCAGTCAGCGATGGGCATGGTGCGACAAATCGAATTTTCGCTCTTCGATTTACGCCTCCACCATGAGCTAAAAGCCCCAAGTGCTAACGATGTTCAGGCATTAATTGACGAAGTGCGTAGCACCACGTCGGTGGTGCCCGTGGTCGCTTTTAACCGCTTCCAGAACAGCTTTGGGCATATTTTCGCCGGTGGCTATGCGGCGGGCTACTACAGCTACAAATGGGCCGAAGTGCTCTCCGCCGATGCCTGGAGCGCTTTTGAAGAGGCCGGTATTTTCGATCCTGAGACCGGCCAGCGCTTCCGGCAGGAAATTTTGGAACAGGGCGGTGCCCGTGATGCCGCAGAGCTATTCCGCAGCTTCCGTGGCCGAGAACCAAGCGTTGAACCGCTGCTGCGCCATAGCGGTATTCGCGCCGCCTAG
- a CDS encoding C4-dicarboxylate ABC transporter substrate-binding protein, producing MRNMMPKTFALLASSALLAAGTAHADRSDWPNNFTVGTASQGGTYFVYGSGWANFISDELGVSGGGEVTGGPTQNLALVHSGDMAFGLTTMGPASDAVNGESPLAPGLQMDNVCALFPMYETPFSIAALSSSGIESISDIPNGARIGFGPAASTSDTYFPAILETLGVEFDRRNGGWSDLGGQLQDGLLDVIAFAAGIPIPAVSQLEVQTNVNIIEFTEEEMETVLGSFPVAEFTIPASTYTTLEEDARAVSMWNFAIAGCDLPEDFVYEVTKATMENNDRMRSVHRSAETTIPENIVHNTVLPFHPGAARWYEENGYEIEDDMIN from the coding sequence ATGCGCAATATGATGCCTAAAACGTTTGCTCTTCTTGCTAGCAGCGCACTTCTTGCTGCAGGCACTGCCCACGCAGACCGCTCTGACTGGCCCAACAATTTCACCGTAGGAACCGCAAGCCAAGGCGGTACTTACTTCGTTTATGGCTCTGGCTGGGCCAACTTCATTTCAGACGAGCTGGGTGTTTCTGGTGGTGGCGAAGTCACAGGCGGCCCGACACAGAACTTGGCGCTGGTGCACAGCGGTGATATGGCTTTTGGCCTCACCACGATGGGCCCGGCTTCAGATGCCGTTAACGGTGAAAGCCCACTCGCGCCTGGCCTTCAGATGGACAACGTCTGTGCGCTGTTTCCCATGTATGAAACCCCGTTCTCTATTGCTGCGCTTTCAAGCTCCGGCATAGAGTCTATTTCTGATATTCCCAATGGTGCGCGCATTGGCTTTGGCCCGGCTGCGTCTACTTCTGATACCTACTTCCCGGCTATCCTCGAAACGCTGGGCGTAGAGTTTGATCGCCGTAACGGCGGCTGGTCTGACCTTGGTGGCCAGTTGCAAGACGGTTTGCTTGACGTCATCGCGTTTGCCGCTGGCATTCCGATCCCGGCGGTTAGCCAGTTGGAAGTACAAACCAATGTAAACATCATTGAGTTTACCGAAGAAGAGATGGAAACCGTGCTGGGGAGCTTCCCCGTGGCTGAGTTCACCATTCCTGCCAGCACTTACACCACGCTAGAAGAAGACGCTCGCGCGGTCTCCATGTGGAACTTCGCCATTGCGGGTTGTGATTTGCCGGAAGACTTCGTCTACGAAGTCACCAAAGCCACTATGGAGAACAACGACCGCATGCGCTCCGTTCACCGCAGTGCTGAGACCACCATTCCAGAAAACATCGTGCACAACACCGTACTGCCCTTCCACCCGGGTGCTGCACGCTGGTACGAAGAGAATGGCTACGAAATCGAAGATGACATGATTAACTAA
- a CDS encoding C4-dicarboxylate ABC transporter permease, with the protein MSHKTDQDPSGFKDDAQTASSIPESIAEGVDEEVVESNRRVFVGWQFFLFAALAIGYSGFHLFSLNVYPMETWSFRIVHIAGALILGYGLYAGARFAEDDQQASPAWLKWISYALLAPAIYSLVQVFLMQQTLNAGAMRIDPSIETLHYGYPLMATTAGAIVLSWFYRQARHRFNPADLVLMVCAIASAGYLLMAFNTNMRMSTGTSFAPPGISWAAIAGSLLILELTRRVAGLALVVISAVFLTYVFTGQHLPGFLGYPGLSVQRFFSQVYTDAGILGPTTAVSSTYIILFIIFAAFLQASKVGDYFVNFAFAAAGRARGGPAKVSIFASGLMGMINGTSAGNVVSTGSLTIPLMKKVGYPARSAGAIEAAASTGGQIMPPIMGAGAFIMAEVTGIPYTDIAVAALIPAILYFASIYFMVDFEAARKGMRGMRKDEIPLFSKLVKQVYLFAPIIILIAALFMGYSVIRAGTLATASAAVVSWISPNKMGIRAILRALQLAGTMSIQIIAVCACAGLIVGVISLTGVGARFSSLLLGLAGVSQLLALFFAMLISILLGMGMPTTAAYAVAASVVAPGLINIGIQPLVAHFFVFYFAVVSAITPPVALASYAAAGISGDNPMKTSVASFKIGLAAFIVPFMFFYSPAMLMEGSPMQIIRVGVTATLGIILLSGTVQRWFFGPVNSLQRVVMLVGAMFMIYGGIYTDIAGLAIGATLFIMQRKLHGGKGKAANVS; encoded by the coding sequence ATGAGTCACAAAACCGACCAAGATCCCAGCGGCTTCAAGGATGATGCCCAGACTGCTTCATCGATACCCGAGTCAATCGCCGAGGGTGTCGATGAGGAGGTTGTCGAGTCCAACCGCCGTGTGTTTGTTGGTTGGCAGTTCTTTTTATTCGCCGCTTTAGCCATTGGCTATTCGGGCTTTCACCTGTTTTCGCTCAATGTGTACCCAATGGAGACTTGGTCGTTTCGCATCGTACACATTGCCGGTGCGCTGATTTTAGGGTACGGATTGTATGCGGGCGCCCGCTTCGCTGAAGATGACCAGCAGGCCTCCCCTGCTTGGCTCAAGTGGATTAGCTATGCCCTTCTGGCGCCCGCTATTTATTCCCTGGTACAAGTTTTCTTGATGCAGCAAACCCTCAACGCTGGTGCGATGCGCATTGATCCAAGCATTGAGACCCTGCACTACGGCTATCCATTAATGGCGACAACCGCAGGGGCTATTGTGCTCTCTTGGTTCTATCGCCAGGCACGCCACCGGTTCAACCCAGCCGACTTAGTGTTGATGGTGTGCGCCATTGCCAGCGCGGGCTATTTATTGATGGCCTTTAACACCAATATGCGCATGTCCACCGGCACCTCGTTCGCGCCTCCTGGCATTTCATGGGCGGCCATTGCGGGGTCACTCTTGATTCTAGAACTTACTCGCCGCGTGGCCGGTTTGGCACTGGTGGTCATTTCCGCGGTTTTTTTGACCTACGTTTTTACAGGTCAGCACCTACCGGGTTTTTTAGGCTACCCCGGTTTGTCTGTGCAGCGCTTTTTCAGTCAGGTGTATACCGATGCGGGTATTCTTGGCCCCACCACCGCCGTATCGTCAACCTACATCATTCTGTTCATTATTTTTGCGGCGTTTCTACAGGCCTCTAAGGTAGGCGACTACTTCGTCAACTTCGCCTTTGCGGCCGCTGGCCGTGCCCGTGGCGGCCCGGCTAAGGTATCTATTTTTGCTTCTGGCTTGATGGGGATGATTAACGGTACCTCCGCAGGGAACGTCGTCTCTACTGGCTCGCTTACCATTCCATTAATGAAGAAAGTGGGTTACCCAGCGCGCAGTGCAGGTGCCATTGAAGCAGCAGCCTCTACCGGTGGACAGATTATGCCTCCCATCATGGGGGCAGGTGCCTTCATCATGGCGGAGGTCACCGGCATTCCATACACCGATATCGCCGTTGCCGCCTTGATTCCTGCCATCCTTTACTTCGCCTCTATCTACTTCATGGTGGATTTTGAAGCTGCGCGTAAGGGCATGCGGGGAATGCGGAAGGATGAGATTCCGCTTTTCTCGAAGCTGGTCAAACAGGTCTACCTGTTTGCGCCGATTATTATTCTTATTGCCGCCCTATTTATGGGTTACTCGGTGATTCGCGCGGGTACGCTAGCCACCGCTTCAGCGGCGGTCGTTAGCTGGATCTCGCCTAACAAAATGGGCATTCGCGCTATTTTAAGAGCCCTTCAGCTTGCTGGTACGATGTCGATCCAGATCATCGCCGTGTGCGCCTGTGCGGGTCTGATTGTTGGCGTCATCTCACTTACCGGTGTTGGCGCGCGCTTCTCATCGCTGCTACTTGGCCTAGCGGGCGTTAGCCAGCTACTGGCGCTATTTTTTGCCATGCTAATCAGCATCTTGCTTGGCATGGGGATGCCTACTACGGCCGCCTACGCAGTGGCAGCATCGGTGGTGGCGCCTGGTTTGATTAATATCGGCATTCAGCCGCTGGTAGCACACTTCTTCGTGTTCTACTTTGCGGTGGTATCGGCGATTACCCCGCCGGTGGCGTTGGCTTCTTATGCCGCTGCCGGTATTTCTGGCGATAACCCCATGAAGACATCAGTGGCATCGTTCAAGATTGGCCTTGCTGCGTTTATCGTGCCATTTATGTTTTTCTACAGCCCAGCGATGCTGATGGAAGGTTCACCCATGCAAATAATTCGCGTCGGAGTGACCGCCACACTGGGGATTATTCTACTATCGGGAACAGTGCAGCGATGGTTCTTTGGCCCAGTAAATTCGCTGCAGCGCGTTGTGATGCTGGTAGGCGCCATGTTTATGATCTACGGCGGCATCTATACCGACATCGCTGGCTTAGCCATTGGCGCGACGCTCTTCATCATGCAGCGCAAGCTGCATGGCGGCAAAGGCAAAGCAGCAAACGTCTCTTAA
- a CDS encoding methylenetetrahydrofolate reductase [NAD(P)H] translates to MSSQEHPLGISFEFFPPNTDAGRDKLIHVRDELAARKPRFFSVTYGAGGSTQARTRDIVRSVSQSGITTAPHLSCIGSEKAQLRDLLAQYREEGVDSLVALRGDMPSGMASIGELRYANELVEFIRAETGDHFEIAVAAYPESHPQAPNLDKDVENFARKMKAGANMAITQYFFTADAYFNFVEKARALGVEQPIIPGIMPITNYTKLARFSDACGAEIPRWIRKQLESYGDDSDAIAAFGTDVVSRLCERLLDGGAPGLHFYTLNQAAPVLKVVDNLS, encoded by the coding sequence ATGAGCAGCCAAGAACATCCGTTAGGTATTAGCTTTGAGTTCTTTCCGCCCAATACGGATGCTGGGCGAGACAAGCTAATTCACGTGCGTGATGAGCTGGCCGCGCGTAAGCCGCGTTTTTTCTCGGTCACATATGGCGCCGGTGGCTCTACCCAGGCGCGCACGCGTGACATCGTTCGCAGCGTTAGCCAAAGCGGCATCACCACTGCGCCGCACCTCTCATGCATTGGCAGTGAAAAAGCCCAGCTGCGGGATCTGCTGGCGCAGTATCGTGAAGAGGGCGTGGATAGCTTGGTCGCGCTGCGCGGCGATATGCCGTCAGGTATGGCGAGCATAGGCGAGTTGCGCTATGCCAATGAGCTAGTGGAGTTTATTCGCGCTGAAACCGGCGATCATTTTGAAATTGCCGTGGCGGCGTATCCAGAATCTCATCCACAGGCCCCCAACCTGGATAAGGACGTGGAAAACTTTGCCCGTAAGATGAAGGCTGGCGCCAATATGGCCATCACTCAATACTTCTTCACCGCAGACGCTTATTTCAACTTCGTTGAGAAAGCGCGTGCGCTAGGCGTCGAGCAGCCGATTATCCCCGGCATTATGCCGATTACCAACTACACCAAGCTTGCGCGCTTTTCGGACGCCTGCGGTGCGGAAATCCCCCGTTGGATCCGTAAACAGCTGGAGTCCTATGGCGATGATAGCGACGCTATTGCCGCTTTTGGTACCGACGTTGTCTCCCGCCTATGTGAGCGACTGTTAGATGGCGGCGCGCCGGGCCTACACTTCTACACGTTGAACCAAGCGGCTCCGGTGTTGAAAGTGGTCGATAACCTAAGCTAA